From a region of the Candidatus Rhabdochlamydia porcellionis genome:
- a CDS encoding bifunctional serine/threonine-protein kinase/formylglycine-generating enzyme family protein: protein MVMTHFGDYELLRPLGRGALGQTYLAEHRLLQKQYIVKILPEELSSDANFIARFETHIAQLAHLNHSHIAKIYNALFLDKRYAIIIEAILDEDQQPSLNLSQFLQKFPDLPEETILCFAQQVSSALDYAHTQEKPLAHGTLKLSNILVRYTSKGAEAIVTDFGLSHIIGPLAVLSRIYYAMSSFYSLEIGCDANGKNYVTGPWDEACAKEVHRSFVEQFPFLAPEQKRQFNWTSQPKADVWAFGVLLYYLLMRKFPEGFFELPSQKISDLKWQWDALICSCLQTEPEMRLGPLQEKMSELVNISALSSCEAHLERLQAEKYIMGTKVSFTTACHAKPILNPQELTRPSFEPDPGAVFQTEMTVSPYKPKPQAEKAVQPLLTDMVIIPSGVYLRGSNQGARDEHPRHSIHMHSFALDVHPVTNEQFARFLEAMGGEKDGQNNDIIRLRESRIKRSGGKLSIESGYAKHPVVGITWYGAIAYAKWIGKRLPTEAEWEIASYGGKEDFLYPTGQDIDRTQANFFSSDTTAMLSYPPNEYGLYDMAGNVYEWCQDWYDYQYYDLSIQEPNHPQGPPQGVYRVLRGGCWKSLKEDLRCSHRHRNNPGTMNGTYGFRCAADVATTP from the coding sequence ATGGTAATGACTCACTTTGGGGATTATGAGTTATTGAGACCTTTGGGACGAGGGGCATTAGGGCAGACCTATCTTGCAGAACATCGTTTATTGCAAAAGCAGTACATTGTAAAAATTTTACCCGAAGAGCTCTCTTCTGATGCCAATTTTATTGCCCGATTTGAAACACACATTGCTCAATTAGCTCATTTAAATCATTCTCATATTGCAAAAATTTATAACGCATTATTTTTAGATAAGCGCTATGCAATTATTATAGAGGCAATTTTAGATGAAGATCAGCAACCCAGTTTAAATTTATCACAATTTTTACAAAAATTCCCTGATTTACCAGAAGAAACTATTCTTTGTTTTGCTCAACAAGTGAGTTCTGCTCTTGATTATGCGCATACCCAAGAAAAACCGCTTGCTCATGGAACATTGAAACTTAGCAATATTTTAGTTCGTTACACTTCTAAAGGAGCAGAGGCTATTGTAACAGATTTTGGTTTATCACATATCATTGGACCGCTTGCTGTTTTAAGCCGCATTTATTATGCAATGAGCTCTTTTTACAGTTTAGAAATAGGCTGTGATGCAAATGGCAAAAATTATGTAACCGGACCTTGGGATGAAGCCTGTGCTAAAGAAGTCCACCGGTCTTTTGTTGAACAATTTCCTTTTTTAGCTCCAGAGCAAAAAAGACAATTTAATTGGACAAGCCAGCCTAAAGCAGATGTATGGGCTTTTGGTGTGTTATTATATTATCTTTTGATGCGTAAATTTCCTGAAGGTTTTTTCGAACTCCCTTCTCAAAAAATCTCTGATCTTAAATGGCAATGGGATGCTTTAATTTGTAGTTGCTTGCAAACAGAGCCTGAAATGCGTTTAGGGCCTCTTCAAGAAAAAATGAGCGAACTGGTCAATATTTCTGCTCTTTCCTCTTGTGAAGCGCATTTAGAAAGATTACAAGCAGAAAAATACATTATGGGGACTAAAGTTTCCTTTACTACAGCCTGTCATGCTAAGCCCATCTTAAATCCACAAGAGCTCACAAGGCCCTCTTTTGAACCAGATCCCGGGGCTGTTTTTCAAACAGAAATGACGGTTTCTCCCTATAAACCAAAACCACAAGCAGAAAAAGCTGTTCAACCTCTTTTAACCGATATGGTCATCATTCCCTCCGGTGTTTATTTGAGGGGTAGTAATCAAGGTGCACGCGATGAACATCCTCGGCATTCAATCCATATGCATTCTTTTGCTTTAGATGTTCATCCTGTAACAAACGAGCAATTTGCCCGTTTTTTAGAAGCAATGGGAGGAGAAAAAGATGGGCAAAATAATGATATCATCCGTTTGCGTGAATCTAGAATTAAACGCAGTGGAGGAAAGCTTAGTATTGAATCAGGTTATGCTAAACATCCTGTAGTGGGCATTACTTGGTATGGAGCTATAGCTTATGCTAAATGGATAGGAAAAAGACTTCCGACCGAAGCTGAATGGGAAATTGCCTCTTATGGAGGAAAAGAAGACTTCCTTTATCCAACAGGACAAGATATAGATCGAACACAGGCTAACTTCTTCAGTTCCGATACTACAGCTATGCTTAGCTATCCTCCTAATGAATACGGACTATATGATATGGCGGGAAATGTCTATGAGTGGTGTCAAGATTGGTATGATTATCAGTATTACGATCTGTCTATCCAAGAACCAAACCATCCTCAAGGACCACCACAAGGAGTATATCGTGTACTACGTGGAGGCTGTTGGAAGAGTTTAAAAGAAGATCTTAGGTGTTCTCATAGGCATCGAAATAATCCAGGAACTATGAATGGGACTTATGGATTTCGTTGTGCAGCAGATGTAGCGACTACTCCTTAA
- a CDS encoding helix-turn-helix domain-containing protein, producing the protein MSAELKGVGELFKAKRQELNVSLKEAENATSIRSSYLEAIEEGEIDQYISGVYALGFMKQYAQFLGVDIEHMIRQNPQVFHMPAEKHEFSYGIGTLEVRGSMGGGIKWLPNLLWVGIAAFVLVIAWYLAKFLGVL; encoded by the coding sequence ATGAGTGCCGAACTTAAGGGCGTAGGGGAGCTTTTTAAAGCTAAACGCCAAGAATTGAATGTATCATTGAAAGAAGCAGAGAATGCAACTTCTATTCGTTCTAGTTATCTAGAGGCAATTGAGGAAGGGGAGATCGATCAATATATCTCTGGAGTATACGCTTTAGGATTTATGAAGCAATATGCTCAGTTTCTAGGAGTAGACATTGAGCATATGATTCGTCAAAATCCTCAAGTGTTTCATATGCCAGCAGAAAAGCATGAATTTTCTTATGGTATTGGAACTTTAGAAGTACGTGGTAGTATGGGTGGGGGAATTAAATGGTTACCTAATTTGCTATGGGTCGGTATTGCTGCATTTGTACTGGTTATTGCATGGTATCTAGCAAAATTTTTAGGTGTTCTTTAA
- the rnhC gene encoding ribonuclease HIII encodes MTFQKRSCFVTTMDLKLKDQLREDLIDQGFTLTTPAYTFFSAKKKGISCTLYTSGKLMIQGKEMDGFIRFYIEPQILQTLTYSNPEPTDTSERIGVDEAGKGDFFGPLCIAAVYADKEKIQSLLTLGIRDSKTLSDPAVIALASKIKTVCPHTLIILKPKTYNQLYARFQNLNRLLAWGHATAIAELVQKTHCKRVIIDQFANKTVVLDAIKQKKLDLELTQRHRAESDLVVAASSILARAAFLQGLYDLRLFYKIQLPKGASQEVIRIGKAFCAKHSSSLLEDIAKLHFKTLREILAH; translated from the coding sequence ATGACATTTCAAAAGCGCTCTTGTTTTGTAACAACCATGGATCTTAAGTTGAAAGATCAGCTACGTGAAGATCTCATTGATCAAGGATTTACCTTGACCACACCGGCTTATACGTTTTTTTCAGCAAAAAAAAAAGGAATTAGTTGCACTTTGTATACATCTGGAAAACTGATGATACAAGGAAAAGAAATGGATGGTTTCATTAGGTTTTACATTGAACCTCAAATCCTACAAACGCTTACTTATTCAAATCCAGAACCAACTGACACTTCAGAGAGAATCGGAGTAGACGAAGCTGGCAAAGGAGATTTTTTTGGTCCCTTATGTATTGCAGCAGTATACGCAGATAAGGAAAAAATCCAATCTCTATTAACCTTAGGAATACGAGATAGTAAAACACTTTCCGATCCTGCAGTGATTGCACTTGCTTCTAAAATCAAAACCGTATGCCCTCATACACTTATCATTCTCAAACCTAAAACCTACAACCAACTTTACGCTCGTTTTCAAAATCTTAATCGTCTATTAGCATGGGGACATGCAACTGCTATTGCAGAGCTTGTGCAAAAAACACATTGTAAACGAGTAATTATTGACCAGTTTGCTAATAAAACAGTTGTTTTAGATGCTATAAAGCAAAAAAAGCTCGATTTAGAATTGACGCAACGCCATCGAGCTGAAAGTGATTTAGTAGTAGCAGCTTCTTCCATTTTAGCACGAGCTGCTTTTTTACAAGGACTTTATGATTTACGCCTATTTTATAAAATTCAGCTCCCTAAAGGGGCCTCTCAAGAAGTTATTCGAATAGGAAAAGCCTTTTGTGCCAAGCATAGCAGCTCTTTATTGGAAGATATAGCTAAACTTCATTTTAAAACTCTACGGGAAATTTTAGCGCATTAA
- a CDS encoding Yip1 family protein, with protein sequence MYPWRDIWTKPRATIQALVTKDPSYGFKRLSWIYGITIALSFSKMFSLITLYPLWAILLSSLLLGIVFGLISITITAYILQWCGRLIGGNAPFKQVRCVVAWSNLPVVINILVWLLLIGVFKEQAFYSDFPIELTLANKTGLFLLVMLGQWTAAIWSFIILIQGLREVQGFSIWKGLLNIIIPIIAVAILSILISGVISWFITKT encoded by the coding sequence ATGTATCCTTGGCGCGATATTTGGACTAAACCCAGAGCAACCATTCAAGCCCTTGTAACTAAGGATCCAAGCTATGGGTTTAAGAGGCTTTCTTGGATTTATGGGATTACGATAGCTTTAAGTTTTTCTAAGATGTTCTCCTTAATCACTCTCTATCCTTTATGGGCTATATTGCTTAGCTCTTTGTTGTTGGGTATAGTGTTTGGTTTAATATCTATTACCATTACTGCTTATATTTTACAGTGGTGTGGACGTCTTATAGGAGGGAATGCTCCTTTTAAACAAGTTAGATGTGTTGTTGCCTGGTCGAATTTACCAGTAGTAATCAACATATTGGTATGGCTTCTTTTGATTGGCGTATTTAAAGAACAAGCTTTCTATTCAGATTTTCCTATAGAGCTCACATTGGCAAATAAAACAGGTTTATTTCTACTAGTCATGTTAGGGCAATGGACTGCAGCTATTTGGTCCTTTATCATTCTAATACAGGGTCTTAGGGAAGTTCAAGGGTTTTCTATTTGGAAAGGATTATTAAATATTATCATTCCTATTATAGCAGTGGCAATTTTATCTATATTGATAAGCGGAGTGATCAGCTGGTTTATTACAAAGACTTAA